A stretch of the Archangium violaceum genome encodes the following:
- a CDS encoding KpsF/GutQ family sugar-phosphate isomerase, with product MGLADFLDVSGVDEELHLVHSPGSGGSANKPVLNEIHARRACAPVCPPSEKARSRCPRVRQAGRPARAGGTRAPMARVPRNTARKPRLRAIPGQATPAPAPSLDEREATLAYARSVLEAEAQAILGLTGRLGDSFLRALELVRDSSQTVVTGMGKAGLIGQKLSSTLASTGIRSVFLHPAEAVHGDLGRVGRGDVILALSNSGASEELVRLLPSFKRLGAPVIAITGDAESPLARGSDVVLDIGRIEEACPMGMVPTASTAALHAIGDALAMAVLRARPFGSAEYALLHPGGKIGRSVMRVFELMRSGNANPIVRDSAKLSEAVVVMTNTPGRPGATNIVDRQGRLVGIFTDGDLRRLVEQGRTDFDLPIREVMGKRPRCVGPEVLVLEATKLMREFRVDQLPVVDAEGRCVGLLDVQDLLAARYF from the coding sequence ATGGGCCTTGCGGATTTCCTCGACGTCAGCGGTGTCGATGAAGAACTTCATCTCGTACACTCTCCAGGTTCAGGTGGTAGCGCTAACAAGCCTGTCCTCAATGAAATCCACGCTCGCAGGGCATGCGCTCCAGTCTGCCCGCCAAGCGAGAAGGCGCGTAGCCGATGCCCCCGGGTGCGTCAAGCTGGCAGGCCCGCCCGGGCAGGGGGTACAAGGGCCCCCATGGCCCGAGTCCCCCGTAACACCGCCCGAAAGCCCCGCCTTCGCGCCATCCCAGGACAAGCCACTCCCGCTCCCGCGCCCTCCCTGGACGAGCGAGAGGCCACGCTCGCCTATGCGCGCAGCGTGCTCGAGGCCGAGGCCCAGGCCATCCTCGGGTTGACGGGACGGCTGGGGGACTCCTTCCTGCGGGCGCTGGAGCTGGTGCGCGACTCGAGCCAGACCGTGGTGACGGGCATGGGCAAGGCGGGCCTCATCGGCCAGAAGCTGTCCTCCACGCTGGCCTCCACCGGCATCCGCTCCGTCTTCCTGCACCCCGCCGAGGCCGTGCACGGGGACCTGGGCCGCGTGGGCCGGGGCGACGTCATCCTCGCGCTCTCCAACAGCGGCGCCAGCGAGGAGCTGGTGCGGCTGCTGCCCTCCTTCAAGCGGCTGGGCGCCCCCGTCATCGCCATCACCGGAGACGCGGAGAGCCCCCTGGCCCGAGGCTCGGACGTGGTGCTGGACATCGGCCGCATCGAGGAGGCCTGCCCCATGGGCATGGTGCCCACCGCCTCCACCGCGGCCCTGCACGCCATCGGTGACGCGCTCGCCATGGCCGTGCTGCGCGCCCGGCCCTTCGGCTCCGCCGAGTACGCCCTGCTCCACCCCGGCGGGAAGATTGGCCGCTCCGTCATGCGCGTCTTCGAGCTGATGCGCTCGGGCAACGCCAACCCCATCGTCCGCGACAGCGCGAAGCTCTCCGAGGCCGTGGTGGTGATGACCAACACCCCGGGCCGGCCCGGCGCCACCAACATCGTCGACCGTCAGGGGCGGCTCGTGGGCATCTTCACGGACGGAGACCTGCGCCGGCTCGTCGAGCAGGGGCGCACGGACTTCGACCTGCCCATCCGCGAGGTGATGGGCAAGCGGCCCCGGTGCGTGGGCCCCGAGGTGCTGGTGCTCGAGGCCACCAAGCTCATGCGCGAGTTCCGCGTGGACCAGCTGCCCGTGGTGGACGCCGAGGGCAGGTGCGTGGGCCTGCTCGACGTCCAGGACCTGCTCGCCGCGCGGTACTTCTGA
- the fsa gene encoding fructose-6-phosphate aldolase, with product MKFFIDTADVEEIRKAHAMGVLDGVTTNPSLLAKVGRGLEETIREICSIVDGPVSAECVSLEAPELIKEGQGLAKIHDNVVVKIPMGVEGLKAVKALTADGIRTNVTLCFSANQALLAAKAGATYISPFVGRLDDISQDGMELIAHIIEIYQNYDFTTQVLVASVRNPVHVLQAARMGADVATLPYSVIAQLANHPLTDIGIKKFLADWEKVPKAARP from the coding sequence ATGAAGTTCTTCATCGACACCGCTGACGTCGAGGAAATCCGCAAGGCCCATGCGATGGGCGTGCTGGATGGCGTGACCACCAACCCGTCGCTGCTGGCCAAGGTGGGCCGCGGCCTGGAGGAGACCATCCGGGAGATCTGCTCCATCGTGGATGGCCCCGTCAGCGCCGAGTGCGTCTCGCTGGAAGCTCCCGAGCTCATCAAGGAGGGCCAGGGGCTGGCGAAGATTCACGACAACGTGGTGGTGAAGATTCCCATGGGCGTGGAGGGCCTCAAGGCCGTCAAGGCACTCACCGCGGATGGTATCCGCACCAACGTGACGCTGTGCTTCTCCGCCAACCAGGCGCTGCTGGCCGCCAAGGCGGGCGCCACGTACATCTCGCCGTTCGTGGGCCGTCTGGACGACATCTCCCAGGATGGCATGGAGCTCATCGCCCACATCATCGAGATCTACCAGAACTACGACTTCACCACGCAGGTGCTGGTGGCGAGCGTGCGCAACCCGGTGCACGTGCTGCAGGCGGCGCGCATGGGCGCGGACGTGGCCACGCTGCCCTACAGCGTCATCGCCCAGCTGGCCAACCACCCGCTCACCGACATCGGCATCAAGAAGTTCCTGGCCGACTGGGAGAAGGTCCCCAAGGCCGCCAGGCCGTAA